Proteins from a single region of Oncorhynchus tshawytscha isolate Ot180627B linkage group LG03, Otsh_v2.0, whole genome shotgun sequence:
- the si:ch211-214p13.7 gene encoding uncharacterized protein si:ch211-214p13.7 — protein sequence MGNYMCGTLRKKKNEDEVNGDSHSSPDNKEEDVTYATIDHNNTKTTGFIVDSGDNDCDYALVNLPTGPAHQSSIKEDCSDDYVLMG from the exons ATGGGAAACTACATGTGTGGAACACTGAG GAAGAAGAAAAATGAAGATG AAGTTAACGGTGATAGTCATAGCAGCCCAGACAACAAG GAAGAGGATGTGACATACGCCACCATCGACCATAACAACACCAAGACAACAGGATTCATCGTAGATTCCGGAGATAACGATTGTGACTACGCCCTCGTTAACCTTCCAACGGGCCCAGCCCACCAGTCGTCAATCAAGGAAGACTGCTCAGACGACTATGTCCTTATGGGCTAA
- the LOC112241214 gene encoding B- and T-lymphocyte attenuator, with amino-acid sequence MYRPHSDHILLVLYHLFLICVHGNAQEQGPTCEVRVKRNTIWNAVPQKALTINCPVRHCGEKLHATWCKFVDLLNCEQIHETEQVTFGWRQKDILILDFKKISINDDGLYRCEVAENGSTTVSHAIKVSVSDSNLEITSTADHNTNDSTDAKRDRNDPSFMPYVYICVGIVVLVVIVTAFSFFCLHTYKGPSRSTENRTKKQEMSTLAAPCPDLSFNPEGTFPSSPSTPIPVQPANLYDNGLYCNRINGENGALPSSNNRAGGQVSSHLVYASLNHETTRGSLRSSHIPTPQDTFSEYAAIRVYSALRETSARP; translated from the exons ATGTACCGTCCGCATTCTGACCACATCCTGCTGGTCCTATACCACCTGTTTCTGATCTGTGTCCATGGCAACGCTCAAG AACAAGGCCCTACATGTGAGGTGCGAGTGAAAAGAAACACCATTTGGAATGCTGTCCCTCAGAAAGCCCTAACAATCAACTGCCCTGTGAGACACTGTGGAGAAAAGCTACACGCCACCTGGTGTAAATTTGTGGATCTACTAAACTGCGAACAGATACATGAGACAGAGCAAGTCACATTTGGATGGAGGCAAAAAGATATTCTGATTTTGGATTTTAAAAAGATATCTATCAATGACGATGGTTTGTACAGATGTGAAGTTGCTGAAAATGGGTCAACAACTGTTAGCCATGCTATCAAAGTCTCTGTCTCAG ATAGCAACCTGGAGATTACAAGCACAGCAGACCACAACACAA ATGACTCAACGGATGCAAAGCGTGATAGGAATGATCCAAGCTTCATGCCTTATGTTTACATCTGTGTGGGAATAGTAGTCCTGGTGGTCATTGTGACAGCATTTTCTTTCTTCTGTCTACATACATATAAAG GACCAAGCAGGTCAACCGAAAATAGAACAAAGAAGCAG GAGATGTCCACACTGGCAGCACCATGTCCAGACCTCTCCTTCAACCCCGAGGGAACCTTTCCATCATCACCATCCACCCCAATCCCCGTACAGCCTGCCAATCTCTATGACAACGGTCTCTACTGTAACCGCATCAATGGGGAAAATGGAGCTCTACCATCCTCCAACAACAGAGCAGGAGGTCAAGTGTCAAGCCACCTTGTGTATGCTTCCCTGAACCACGAGACCACCAGGGGGTCCCTGAGATCATCCCATATTCCGACCCCGCAGGATACGTTCTCTGAGTACGCAGCCATCCGGGTCTACTCAGCTCTGAGAGAGACCTCAGCCAGACCCTAA